The Palleronia sp. THAF1 genome window below encodes:
- the edd gene encoding phosphogluconate dehydratase: MPLHDTIARVTDRIVARSKDTRGPYMDRMARAAEAGPARAHLTCGNQAHAYAAMGGDKDTLAEGRQPNLGIVTAYNDMLSAHQPFERFPQQIKDAARAAGATAQVAGGVPAMCDGVTQGQPGMELSLFSRDVIALAAGVALSHNTFDAAIYLGVCDKIVPGLVIAAATFSHIPAIFLPAGPMTSGLPNDEKARVRQQFAAGEVGRDALMKAEMESYHGPGTCTFYGTANSNQMLMEFMGLHLPGASFVNPNTPLRDALTVAGTERAAQMTALGNDYRPAGQVLDEKAFVNGIVGLMATGGSTNLLIHLPAMARAAGVILDLEDFADISAATPQMAKVYPNGLADVNHFHAAGGLTYMIGELLDAGLLHADTTTVMGQGLGAYTQEPKLDDDRVKWQDAPRETQNDKILRPVGDPFQKTGGLADLQGNLGRAAMKVSAVKEQYHVIEAPCRIFEDQESVKAAFKNGEFTEDTIVVVRFQGPSANGMPELHSLTPMLAVLQDRGLRVALVTDGRMSGASGKVPAAIHLSPEAAHGGPIAKLQDGDVIRVDATNGTIDALGVDLDARTAVTRDLSANSFGIGREMFEVFRQNAGLASQGAGVVV, translated from the coding sequence ATGCCCCTGCACGACACCATCGCCCGCGTCACCGACCGCATCGTCGCCCGCTCGAAGGACACACGCGGCCCCTATATGGACCGCATGGCCCGCGCGGCAGAGGCGGGGCCGGCGCGCGCGCACCTGACATGCGGCAATCAGGCCCACGCCTATGCCGCGATGGGCGGCGATAAGGACACGCTGGCCGAGGGGCGGCAGCCGAACCTTGGCATCGTTACGGCGTACAATGACATGCTGTCGGCGCATCAGCCGTTCGAGCGGTTCCCCCAGCAAATCAAGGACGCCGCACGGGCGGCCGGGGCCACGGCGCAGGTCGCGGGCGGCGTGCCTGCGATGTGTGACGGGGTCACGCAGGGCCAGCCGGGGATGGAGTTGTCGCTGTTCTCGCGCGATGTGATCGCCTTGGCGGCGGGCGTGGCGCTTAGCCACAACACCTTCGACGCGGCGATCTACCTGGGCGTCTGCGACAAGATCGTGCCGGGCCTGGTAATCGCTGCGGCGACCTTCAGCCACATTCCGGCGATCTTCCTGCCCGCAGGCCCTATGACCAGCGGCCTGCCGAACGACGAAAAGGCCCGTGTGCGCCAGCAGTTCGCCGCCGGTGAAGTGGGTCGCGACGCGCTGATGAAGGCCGAAATGGAAAGCTACCACGGCCCGGGTACCTGCACCTTCTACGGCACCGCCAATTCCAACCAGATGCTGATGGAGTTCATGGGCCTGCACCTGCCGGGCGCGTCCTTCGTGAACCCCAACACGCCGCTGCGCGATGCGCTGACGGTCGCGGGGACCGAGCGTGCTGCACAGATGACCGCTTTGGGCAACGACTACCGCCCTGCCGGGCAGGTGCTGGACGAAAAGGCCTTTGTGAACGGCATCGTGGGACTGATGGCGACGGGCGGCTCGACCAACCTGCTGATCCACCTACCTGCGATGGCGCGCGCCGCGGGCGTTATCCTCGATTTGGAGGACTTCGCGGATATTTCTGCCGCCACGCCGCAAATGGCGAAGGTCTATCCGAACGGTCTGGCCGACGTGAACCACTTCCACGCCGCCGGTGGCCTGACCTACATGATCGGCGAGTTGCTGGACGCGGGTCTGTTGCATGCCGACACGACGACTGTCATGGGGCAGGGCTTGGGCGCCTACACGCAAGAGCCGAAGCTCGATGATGACCGCGTCAAATGGCAGGACGCCCCGCGTGAGACGCAGAATGACAAGATCCTGCGTCCCGTGGGCGATCCCTTCCAGAAGACCGGCGGCCTTGCGGACTTGCAGGGCAATCTGGGCCGCGCGGCGATGAAGGTCTCTGCGGTGAAAGAGCAGTATCACGTGATCGAAGCGCCCTGTCGCATTTTCGAGGATCAGGAGAGCGTAAAGGCGGCCTTCAAGAATGGCGAATTCACCGAAGACACCATCGTCGTCGTCCGCTTCCAGGGTCCTTCCGCGAACGGTATGCCGGAGCTGCATTCTCTGACGCCTATGCTGGCCGTGTTGCAGGATCGCGGCCTGCGCGTGGCGCTGGTCACGGATGGCCGTATGTCCGGCGCGTCCGGCAAGGTGCCTGCGGCCATCCATCTGTCGCCCGAGGCCGCGCACGGTGGTCCCATCGCCAAGCTGCAAGACGGCGACGTGATCCGCGTGGACGCCACGAACGGCACCATCGACGCACTTGGCGTCGATCTTGATGCCCGCACCGCCGTCACCCGCGACCTGTCTGCCAACAGCTTCGGCATCGGACGCGAGATGTTCGAGGTCTTCCGCCAGAACGCGGGCCTCGCCAGCCAGGGTGCGGGTGTCGTCGTCTGA
- a CDS encoding RSP_2648 family PIN domain-containing protein → MKVFLDACVLYPTVLREILTGCAAAGLFQAQWSPRVLEEWARAAARLGPEGERIARTEIALLRSQHPRAEVQPRDRDLNRLRLPDPNDVHVLAAAIAGSADVLCTFNAKDFPRHTMSAEGVERLDPDQVLARLDDDGVAQVTSRVHAMAEKLSGETLPLRALLKRARVPKLGKRLAG, encoded by the coding sequence GTGAAGGTCTTTCTGGATGCCTGCGTCCTTTACCCGACCGTCCTGCGCGAGATCCTGACGGGCTGTGCTGCCGCCGGGCTGTTCCAAGCGCAATGGTCACCGCGCGTGCTGGAGGAATGGGCGCGCGCGGCGGCACGGCTTGGGCCTGAAGGTGAGCGGATTGCACGGACAGAGATCGCGCTTCTGCGCAGCCAGCACCCCCGCGCAGAGGTCCAGCCTCGCGATCGGGACCTGAACCGCCTGCGCCTGCCCGATCCGAACGACGTCCACGTCCTTGCTGCCGCCATCGCCGGAAGCGCTGACGTGCTGTGCACGTTCAACGCTAAGGACTTCCCGCGCCATACGATGAGCGCAGAGGGGGTCGAGCGGCTCGATCCCGATCAGGTGTTGGCACGGCTGGACGACGATGGCGTGGCACAGGTCACCTCGCGCGTTCATGCCATGGCAGAGAAACTCTCGGGTGAGACCCTGCCCCTGCGTGCTTTGCTGAAACGCGCGCGGGTTCCTAAACTGGGCAAGCGTCTGGCGGGATAG
- the eda gene encoding bifunctional 4-hydroxy-2-oxoglutarate aldolase/2-dehydro-3-deoxy-phosphogluconate aldolase yields MTPLAASQQTEKLCRLAPVIPVLVVHDAAHAKPLAEALVRGGLPVLEVTLRTPAALEVIAEMAQVEGGHVGAGTLLTPDDVSRAIEAGATFGVSPGMTDRLLTAAEEADLPMLPGAATSTEAMALLERGYSVQKFFPAEANGGAPALKAIGAPLPQIMFCPTGGVSLKNAPDYLGLSNTLCVGGSWVAPADKVAAGDWDGIADLAREASQLSR; encoded by the coding sequence ATGACCCCTCTCGCCGCCAGTCAGCAAACCGAAAAGCTGTGCCGCCTTGCCCCCGTGATCCCCGTCCTCGTCGTGCACGACGCGGCCCACGCCAAGCCATTGGCAGAGGCGCTGGTGCGGGGCGGGTTGCCGGTTCTGGAAGTCACGCTGCGTACACCTGCCGCGCTGGAGGTCATCGCAGAGATGGCGCAGGTCGAAGGCGGCCACGTGGGCGCAGGCACCTTGCTGACGCCCGATGACGTGTCCCGCGCGATCGAGGCAGGCGCAACCTTCGGCGTGTCGCCGGGTATGACCGACCGTTTGCTGACTGCGGCGGAAGAGGCCGATCTGCCCATGCTACCGGGGGCCGCGACCTCGACCGAGGCGATGGCGCTGCTGGAGCGGGGGTATTCCGTGCAGAAGTTCTTCCCCGCAGAGGCAAACGGCGGCGCGCCCGCGTTGAAGGCCATCGGCGCACCGCTGCCGCAGATCATGTTTTGCCCGACGGGGGGCGTCAGCCTGAAGAACGCGCCGGACTACCTTGGTCTGTCGAACACATTGTGCGTCGGCGGATCCTGGGTCGCCCCGGCGGACAAGGTCGCTGCAGGGGATTGGGACGGTATCGCCGATCTGGCGCGCGAGGCCTCTCAGCTCTCGCGCTGA
- a CDS encoding RSP_2647 family RNA methyltransferase — MKPQAIRHGFPWVYANEVVLDRRTKGVDPGALAVLEDAERRPMGVVAANPGSKIIGRMLDFDPDAVIDEGWLRLRVARALAHRERLYDAPFYRLIHAESDGLPGVIVDRFGDTVVIQPNAAWAEVLLEPLVAAVMAETGATTVVKSASGRARGLEGLDDVDAVLRGSLSGPVSVPMNGATYMADLEGGQKTGLFFDQRDNHAFVARLCKGARVLDVFSHVGGFALAALAAGADHALAVDGSAPALALAEDGAKASGLAERFETRKGDAFTTLEALAEEGAQFDMVVCDPPAFAPNKGARDAGLRAYERIARLAAPLVAANGYLTLCSCSHAADLASFRNASARGIGRAGRKGQIVYTGQAGPDHPLLPQLAESGYLKALVFRL, encoded by the coding sequence ATGAAACCGCAGGCCATCCGCCACGGCTTTCCATGGGTCTACGCAAACGAGGTCGTGCTCGACCGCCGCACCAAGGGGGTCGACCCCGGTGCGCTGGCCGTGCTGGAGGATGCCGAGCGGCGGCCCATGGGCGTGGTCGCGGCCAACCCCGGATCGAAGATCATCGGCCGGATGCTGGATTTCGACCCGGATGCGGTGATCGACGAAGGCTGGCTGCGCCTGCGCGTCGCCCGCGCTCTGGCCCATCGAGAGCGCCTGTACGACGCCCCCTTCTACCGCCTGATCCACGCCGAATCCGATGGGCTGCCCGGCGTCATCGTGGACCGGTTCGGCGACACGGTGGTGATCCAGCCCAACGCGGCTTGGGCAGAGGTGCTGCTGGAGCCGCTGGTTGCCGCAGTGATGGCCGAAACCGGTGCGACGACGGTGGTGAAAAGCGCATCAGGCCGCGCGCGCGGGCTTGAAGGTCTGGACGACGTGGACGCGGTGCTTCGCGGTTCGTTGAGCGGTCCGGTATCCGTTCCGATGAACGGCGCAACCTACATGGCCGATCTGGAAGGCGGGCAGAAGACGGGTCTCTTTTTCGATCAACGCGACAACCACGCCTTCGTCGCCCGGCTGTGCAAGGGCGCGCGGGTGCTCGACGTGTTTTCTCACGTGGGTGGCTTCGCACTGGCGGCACTGGCGGCGGGCGCGGATCACGCGCTGGCAGTGGACGGATCGGCCCCGGCGCTTGCCTTGGCCGAGGACGGCGCAAAGGCATCGGGCCTCGCCGAGCGATTCGAGACGCGCAAGGGCGACGCCTTCACCACGCTGGAAGCCTTGGCCGAGGAAGGCGCTCAATTCGATATGGTCGTCTGCGACCCGCCCGCCTTCGCGCCGAACAAGGGCGCGCGCGATGCCGGGTTGCGCGCCTACGAGCGGATCGCCCGCCTCGCCGCCCCTCTGGTGGCCGCAAATGGCTATCTGACGCTCTGCTCCTGCTCGCACGCCGCCGATCTGGCCTCTTTCCGCAACGCCAGTGCGCGGGGTATCGGACGTGCGGGGCGGAAAGGGCAGATCGTCTACACCGGGCAGGCCGGTCCCGACCATCCGTTGCTGCCGCAGCTGGCCGAAAGCGGATATCTGAAGGCGTTGGTCTTTCGGTTGTGA
- a CDS encoding ABC transporter ATP-binding protein, with translation MTAVIEATDLGRDYEVGGGLFGKPSIVRAVAGTTFKVEAGKTLAVVGESGCGKSTLARLVTMIEEPTSGSFSIAGQTVTPDQWPSLRTDVQIVFQDPYGSLNLRQRVGAILEEPLKINRPKMTAKERREKGLEMMRLVGLREEYYDRYPHMFSGGQRQRIAVARALMLEPKLLVLDEPVSALDLSIQSQILNLLNDLQQRLNLAYLFISHDLSVVRHVADDILVMYLGRPVEFGPKDAIFDAPRHPYTKALISATPSADPATRRERIKLVGEIPSPLAVPPGCAFAPRCWKAQDRCRSERPVMEGAPHPAACFFPEN, from the coding sequence ATGACCGCTGTCATCGAAGCAACCGATCTGGGCCGCGACTACGAAGTCGGCGGCGGATTGTTTGGCAAACCCTCTATCGTGCGAGCCGTCGCGGGCACGACCTTCAAGGTCGAGGCGGGCAAGACGCTGGCGGTCGTGGGCGAGTCAGGCTGCGGCAAGTCGACCCTCGCGCGGCTGGTCACGATGATCGAAGAGCCGACCAGCGGTTCGTTCTCGATCGCCGGGCAAACGGTCACGCCCGATCAATGGCCGTCCTTGCGCACCGACGTACAGATCGTGTTCCAGGACCCCTACGGATCGCTGAACCTGCGCCAGCGCGTGGGCGCGATCCTCGAAGAGCCCTTGAAGATCAACCGGCCCAAGATGACCGCCAAGGAGCGGCGCGAAAAGGGGCTGGAGATGATGCGGCTGGTGGGGCTGCGAGAGGAATACTACGACCGCTATCCTCACATGTTCTCGGGCGGCCAACGCCAGCGCATCGCAGTGGCCCGTGCCCTGATGCTAGAGCCGAAACTGCTGGTGCTGGACGAGCCTGTGTCCGCGCTGGATCTGTCCATCCAAAGCCAGATCCTGAACCTGTTGAACGATCTGCAACAGCGGCTGAACCTGGCTTACCTGTTCATCAGCCACGACCTGTCGGTCGTGCGTCACGTGGCCGACGATATCCTTGTGATGTATCTGGGCCGCCCGGTGGAGTTTGGCCCCAAGGACGCGATCTTCGACGCACCCCGTCATCCCTACACCAAGGCCCTGATCTCGGCCACGCCGTCGGCCGACCCGGCGACGCGACGCGAACGGATCAAGCTGGTGGGCGAAATCCCGTCCCCCCTAGCGGTACCGCCGGGCTGCGCTTTCGCGCCAAGGTGCTGGAAAGCGCAGGATCGGTGTCGGTCCGAGCGCCCGGTCATGGAAGGCGCCCCCCATCCGGCGGCGTGCTTCTTCCCGGAAAACTGA